The proteins below come from a single Aegilops tauschii subsp. strangulata cultivar AL8/78 chromosome 6, Aet v6.0, whole genome shotgun sequence genomic window:
- the LOC120966101 gene encoding uncharacterized protein produces MEVKKRAAAIAALCIMFLLVLPSGQRQQVAAMSDFCRCFNDCYPGCRSPGVPRWLCIPFCANKCSPNTNQAGDGIGSAAATCRMACKIHICDFPEAPADAADADVCMQNCNKMKIWSHKAHN; encoded by the exons ATGGAGGTGAAGAAGAGAGCGGCAGCCATTGCCGCCCTGTGCATCATGTTCCTCCTCGTGCTGCCGTCCGGGCAGCGGCAGCAGGTGGCCGCCATGTCCGACTTCTGCAGGTGCTTCAACGACTGCTACCCTGGGTGCAGGAGCCCCGGCGTGCCGCGCTGGCTCTGCATCCCGTTCTGCGCCAACAAGTGCAGCCCCAACACCAACCAGGCCGGCGACGGCATCGGCTCTGCCGCCGCCACGTGCAGGATGGCCTGCAAGATACACATCTGTGACTTTCCAGAGGCGCCAGCCG ATGCAGCTGACGCCGACGTCTGCATGCAGAACTGCAACAAGATGAAGATATGGAGCCACAAGGCCCATAATTAG